The sequence below is a genomic window from Cicer arietinum cultivar CDC Frontier isolate Library 1 chromosome 6, Cicar.CDCFrontier_v2.0, whole genome shotgun sequence.
TATAAAACCTAGGCAAAGAAATATGACTTGTGTAACAAAAAAATGACTGCCATAGGTTGTGattgttttaatttcttaaattgtGGCTATGTATGACATAAACTCTAAAGTGCTAATTTGACTTGTTCAATATAGTTGAGTGAGAGCATGATTCATGAAATTATACGTTTCTTCATATGCCTAAGGAATAAGGTTACCTTTGTTGAAAGGAACACCATATTTCATTAATTCTAGCTGTTAAGATGTTGCCCATATTTACTTTCTTGTATTCCTATTCTTATCCCTATATTCAAGGGATCTTAATTGTAATCTTCTCATTATCATAAATACATAAGGCTAGGGGTTAGCCTCCTAAGCAATTCAAATCGATTTATTCGAGATGGTATCAAAGCCTATCTATCAGACCACCTACCATTTATATTCACATACCAAACCCAATAATGTTGGGCGTGAGGTGGTGGTGTATTGGAAAAAAAACCCAAGTACCACACATAATAGAGTTATAGACTTATAGAGATAAGTTCTCAAAAAATCTAACAAAGAGAGCACTCACATAAAAGAACAATATTATTAGTAGCCTTAGGAATAGTTCATTTAGTATGACTAAAAGTGATATCCATTGCTAAATCCCATCTTGAACTACTACATCAAGTGACTTGTTATTTCCTAATATTGAAGTTCCTTGTTGCTTGTTGAACACAACAGATGTGGGAGGTTTCCTCCTGAAGTGAGGACGGCTATTCCTGTTGATGGAAGATTTGAGCATATTGTCTTGTCCTGCAACACAACATCAGATCATGCAATTATTTGGATTGAAAGGGAGGCAGAGAAAGCCTTACAAGTAAGAAAATTATCTTGTAAAAATATATACCATTTGCCGCTTTTACACAACAATCCTCGAAGTTGGAGTCTTCTTGTTACTAAGAAAAACATAATGAATCATATCAGATGGTCTGTTTGGATAGACCTATTTTAGTTTATCTGTTGGTATAAGCACTTATGCGACTTTTTGAGATAGcttataaaaacaacttatcacatgtctataagttgtttttatcTTATTTCTATAAGCTCTCTAAAAtatcttatgaaaaaaattgtagcttatatgaaaataatctaAGTTTATTTCATCTTTCGTTATAGCAATTGTTTATACAAACACGGTTGTTGTTGGAGTTCTCTTTCTTACTAAGCCTTTTCTGCAATTAATGAATATATGGTTCATCTACTTGTTCCCGTTTAGTTAATGAAGAATCAGAACAGCTCCGAAACCGTGACAGTCCCACCAACAGTACAAAAGTTCGAAAGATTAAAGACAATTGAAAAAGAACATAAAGATGCTTTGGAAAGAGCTGTTAGCTTAAATGTACCTCATGCAGTGGACGCCGCAGAGAATGAACCGTCTGAAAACAATGAAGGTGAAGAAGCATCTGGTAATAGTGGGGACAAAGAAGCCACCGCCTCAAGTACTGAATCAAAAACAAGTGGTGGAAGATCAACCTGGGAAGAGGTTGTTGAAAAGCTGTTGAAGAAGAATGAAACAGGAAACAAACACATGGAAGATAGTACAAATGTTTCAGAATGACATCTTCTGCATGCTTAGGTTAGATATCAACATccattaatatatttgatttgttttgttattgttgagtttgtaaatttcCTTGTAAAAAAGATAGCTACATTTGTTTGGGAAACCAGGCAGGGAAAAACTACAAAATAACTAGGATAGGTGCTATTCTGATTGGTTTGGTTGtgattttattgtttaaaaCTTGAGATTTTCTTGTATAGTTGCGAAATTCATAACATGGATCgtcaaattatttaattgtcGTGGATGTTACTAATCAATGCAATGTTGATGAATCATGTTAATCACTTTGAgtgaatatttaattattttcccTAGAGACGTATGAATTGTATTATCAATCACAATTATTGACAACTGTTTTTTCCAATAGTCTTGGTTGGGTGTATCTctaaagaaagagagaaaacaTTAACCTATAGTGGGAAAAATGTAAGAAcgtaacaaataatttaatccATTTCGAATGAAAGTGTCAAAAGTCAGATAAAAAACACTGATAAAAGTTTATATCAGCTTCTTTCATTGTATCTGttgagtcatttaaaaaaaCACTTACGCCTTACGTTaaagaataaatttatttgaatataaaacttagaaacaaaataaaacacgtacaatattttaacattttataaaaaacaaaacataactaCCATtgtattttatagtattatatttatcttattttatgtCAAATTGCGTTCCAATAATATTTCTCTTTATACAGTATTATATTCATCTCATTTTATGTCAGATTGTATTCCAATAATATTACCCTTCAAACAAAAGGAATAATTTTCAGAAAACAGAAGCATAAAACAGCTACTGTATAACTTCAAATAAGACAATAAATCATTCAGCACCTAAATTTCAATTCCGTCACGGCATATTTAACAGCACAGCCAAGTAAAGCATTCAAGGTGTAACACCACGGAAAAACAGCTTCTGTACAAGGAAGCCAATAGTTAATTTAGACTAAAAACTTGCTGATTCGAATATTATGAGATATTCATAGCCTCAGCATGATAGGTCTCCAGCTCTTTGTCAAGTTCCTCAGCTGACTTTTCAACTGCATCCTTTCTTCCACGACCACGACCTCCACCTCTGCCAAGACCTCGACCTCCACCCCTGGCAACACGACCACGGCCTCGGCCGCGTCCACTACCAATCCTTGAGCCAGCATGGCGTCCCCAACTGTTTAGAAAAGAAAACGAAAGAGAGGTAATCAATAAGCAACTTCATTGAAAGGAACGTAAAAATCAACGTTCGAAATAATGAGATGTAAACACTAGTCAGGATTGCatgatgaaaaaagaaaaagcaagGCCAGTCTGCCCCAGGTGTGGACATCTTACAAAGAATCGGAATCCTAAAAGCTCAAATTAATATCCTGCCATCTCAACATGTTACTTTCAAGCCAccaaaaatagtaaataattctTCCTATGGATATCTTGTTAAAAAAGACTGCTCAACAGCTTAAAAACTCAGGGTCAATTGATACTGCCAATGTAgatcatttttcttttcaataaaaatcGTTGGGAGAGTGTAAAGATATAAACTATGATGAGATAGCAACTAAACAGGGCTTGCCAACTGCCAGTCACTTTTGAAGTCCACAATAGGGAGGGAGTACTCTAATGAAACTGTCTGAACAAcacaacaattaaaaaaaaccaCTTCTAAACAAATAAACATCAGTAAACATAATCTAAAATATGTATGACCAAGGTATTAGATATATGACATATAGCAccattaaaatcaatattatatatacattGATTCAGTTATGAGGTAATAATTTCAATAtacaaatatcataaaaaagtaaaaataaacaacataaaCCATTATGGACCTCAAAGACTTACCCAGAACCGCGATTTAGCATGGCAGGACCTCCAGCTTGACCACCTCTAGGCCTGCAACACACCGAACATCAGCATACAATCTGAAGTAGTAATACCTTTTTATAACAAAAAGGCAAGTGATGAAAGACTTCAACGGAGCTTGGAATCACTAGAGGGAAATCATATTTGATGCTTGCTGCCTATTTTGATCGTTTAGTTTTGATATGGACTTCAATTCTCAGAATTCacagataaattattaaattaagcAACTTACGTCATCACAACTGTCCTCTTCCTCTGTCCATTTATCCCAGTGACATTGACCCGTGCGGTTATGGGTAATTCTGAATTTGTTCCAACAATCTCAATCTTCATCGGCTTTCCATCCAAAAGTACATTGTTATATCGTTTGAGAGCAGCAAATGCATCACTTCTCCTATTATAGACTACTTCAGCTGAACCCTGTATATATAGTGaaagatataaatatttaagcCAAAAATATCTGACAACTACATAGTAGAAAAGCTCAGAGACGCATCAAAACTATCAACAACATGACCTTCCAAAAAATATACAGAAGAAAAGGCAACggcaaaacaaaatataacttCCCAAAACATTTACAATCAGTTTGATTACGCTTAATTTCAACATTAAAGGCAAAATGATAACTACTAAGGAATATTTTTCAAGGCCCGTAATGGCCAGCTTTCAATGGAACGGATTTTGGGGGATCTAGGATCTGATAAAAGCAGTCACTGAGTAAGCCATAAACACCCCACGCCCCCAAAAAAACACCTAAATGGAAAGAAAAACCTAGAATGTAAAATAAACAGCACTCGTAGAAGGCTTCAAACTGATTATAAACTAGTTTAATCatgaacaaaaaattaaacaaaatgaaatgaGTTTGTAAAACAAGACCCGATACTTACAGTTGggtgtccatttttgtcataaTGAACAGCATAGCGCTTCAAGTCTCCAAGCTCAGAGAAAAGTTCCTGAGTTGCAAATCAAGTTTAAAGAGAACTTCCAAAGAGGTTGGCTAGAAACAGTGACAAAGAATGAAGCATATGATGATAGGATATAATATATACCCGTATATCTTCATTGGTTACTCCACGGTCCAAGTTGGAAACATACAACTTTGTGTCGGCTTCTACTCCTTGAATTCCTGCAGCTCTAAGGCTATCCTCAAACAAATCATTCTGCATCGGGAAAGGCTTGGTTCTGCGAATAGACTGGCCAAAGCAAACAGAACAGTTTCCAGAATGGTAGAACACGTCAGTTTATGACCAAAAAAGTTATTTACCATTCTTCAAGATTAATCAGAGCAGGAAAATCCCCAGAATAAAACAATAACACAGTATTTATGAAGTAGATCCGGTCATGAtgatatattcaaataaaaaccCACAGTCAAACATTAGTGTTCTACGTTAAAGATGGTAAATTGGAGTAAGAATTCAACCCACTGCAATCAAACCGGTGCAATGTTACAAGTCAGAGCTCCAGTTCTGATATTAAGTGAAAAGCTCCATTGCAAAACACCATGAAACAGGGAAGTAACTGAATTCTCGCACCGCAGAACCATACTTAGCAAGAGGATCCAATAAAACACCGGTCCACATAAACCAGCCAAAGATTTAAAATCATCTCATCTAAATGACACGATTAGCAAGATATAGTGAATTTAACCCCACTTATAgttatatatgatttttgtgCTACTTGTAAGAGCTGCATTTTGAAATTCACTTAATGAAGCTCCTTCAGACAATATGCTAGGAATCACCAAAGAACTCCTGCAAACATCAGAGATCTGTAGCAAAGCCCCCCAAAACAAAAGCAAATGACTCATAGGTGCATACTAATTGTAACACTACGGAACTATGACACAGGCATTGACGATTGCAAAATTGTCAAGCATGAGCTTCTCCGTGGAACAAACACTAAAAGGAGTTCATCTTGCTTTTGAGTTTCTAAAATGCTGAATCATCTCATAATTGGATATTTTATACTATATCAGAATCTCATGCACATGTTTAAGCATCCACGTTTTTTGAGCTTGCCTTGGCAATAGCAAAAGATGATGGGCGAGTGTTGACCATAAGTGGACCCCTGCGAACAGCACCAGTTGTTCTTCCACCGTTACCAGGACCAGTCAGTCTTCTACCATTAACAGCACCAGTTATTCTTCCACCACCAAGAGTCCCACTTCCACGGCCTGAACGGGCTCTGCCACGTCCTCTGCCTCTGTTACTCCTGTTCTTAATTCTGTCATCAAGTGACATATCCAAGGAAGAAGCCATTGCACTTGCAACTTAACAAGGTCAAATGCTtcttgtaattttaatattctaaccCTGCAAAAATAACCAAATTTAATCAGCTATTTGCACATGTCCAATATCCCAACGTTAACAAATTATGTAGATTTAACTGATGAGAGACTTGAAGATTTATGACTTATTCACGCAAGACTTGatacactaaaataaaatttcaaaatcacaCAACCTATCAGACAGCAACATTAGATCATAACTAAAATCCAACTTAAAATCCACATAAGCATAATCCAACTTTAAAAAGTCAAAACTTTTATCTCTTTTGTAACAAAAAACGATCACGGCGATAGAAAGCACAAATTTAATCGCAGAAGCCTTCAAATAAACAGTTCAATTTCCTATTCTAAACAATAAACAGCCagataaaaaattatgactttAGGAACATTAGATCAGAAAATTTCATCAACCTCCCCAAAATCTGATCCATAATTCAACACTGGTTGCAAATAACACATAATAGGAAACTTGAAACTAAAAATCCTAACCTACTCAGATCTAGTTTTACGATCCCCTACTCTAATAACGCCCACAAACTCATCAAAATCGCAATtcgaagagagagaaaaaaagcaaacgggtaaaaaaaaaaaatcaatacctGGAGATGGTAGAAAACCGCGGATGAAGAACAAAGAAATAATCGGATGGAGAAAAATTGGAGAAAGTGAGAGTGTGCGGTATGTGTTTCTGGGGGGCAAAAGTTGACGGATCGAAAATTAGGGTTTCGATGCGTGAAAAAGGGGGTTTTAGGGTTTCGGCCAGATCTTATGTGTTTGAAGAAAGATAGCGTTTGATGTGAATTTAAAAAAGGACGTAGGGGCTTTCATGTCTTTGTACTCTTTCGCAAAACCGCGTTCCATCGAGAAGTACAGTGTACCTTGTTGGATGGGTGAGAACGAGAGATTCTCGTTCCTATCTATATTTCATTGatcttttttttatcaaaaaataatttataaaggtTTTTTATCcgtattacaaaatataataattaaaaaatatatataattcattttactaaattatatttattgttattattaataaattttttactattattaatattaaatataataatattttgtaagttatatatatagtaattattaaaagtagtataaaaaaaattatttaaattacattgaaaattaagaatgaaagacaattttttttttctttaaaataacaGTGAGacagataaaataataaataaaattgtttccATTATGATTGGGGaatgattttatttatgaatttgacTGGAAATTGTAGGCTATCATTAATGAGACATCTAACTTATTAATTTGGAGGGTTGGGGAAATGTAACTCTTCTTAGCAAAGCTTGTACATAAATTAATAGCATCAGATATTAACTATGATATAGAGTTATATCAGATAACTATTTTTAGCACAATATTGTGTTTATAATCATGAAGATTAGATAATCAATGATCTGAAATAATGTTCAGAAAACTATAGatagtttaaaaaatgatatttttttaaagttggaAATGGAGAAACTAGTTTTGATAGACTGATATGTCTTGAAATCTTGATTAAAGGCTCAACCACACATTGgagtttttgttgttgaagaaaATGGACTAAGAACCCCTTGAAAACCAAGTACCAGTTTTAGGAGTGGCCATAATTATTAACCAATAATCAGCAATTTTATTTGCTCCCTAAAGAACATGCACCGACATAATTGTATGATGACCCATATAGATCCTTTGAATAGCTTTGATTGTAGTATGACACATATGTTAATGATCACAATCATTTTGAATTAAACCTCTTTGAACCCTTCGACATGGTCTCACAGAACCCCTCCACAAGAAGCCTCCAAATTAGCTGTAACAAATCCATTACAATTCAAGGCCACATAATGATAACAAGGACGAGGCAATTTGATAAAACTAGAAATGTCAAAGCTCAGCCTGCTTTAATTAATCATGTTGAAAGTAGACCCACTAACAACAATGCTTTCTGCCATTAATTTGGCTTTGAAAACATGTTTTTTGGTTGTTCCAATGACATCAAGAAAAAGGAAACAACTAGCCCAATAAAAGAACAACAAATAGGAACCATCGTATTGAATTATAATGTTGCCTATTTTCTTATTAAAGACCATATCATAACCACAATCATGTAATCCACTTgtggtaaaatatttttttagccAATAATCTTATCCTTCTAATTTACACCAAAACTAACATACCATCATCTCTGTATGTTAGATCTTATAACataagttttattgttcaatttTTGGATCAAAGGCTAGTTGACCTCATGGCGTCTTTCCTCACATAAACAAG
It includes:
- the LOC101502036 gene encoding THO complex subunit 4D; its protein translation is MASSLDMSLDDRIKNRSNRGRGRGRARSGRGSGTLGGGRITGAVNGRRLTGPGNGGRTTGAVRRGPLMVNTRPSSFAIAKSIRRTKPFPMQNDLFEDSLRAAGIQGVEADTKLYVSNLDRGVTNEDIRELFSELGDLKRYAVHYDKNGHPTGSAEVVYNRRSDAFAALKRYNNVLLDGKPMKIEIVGTNSELPITARVNVTGINGQRKRTVVMTPRGGQAGGPAMLNRGSGWGRHAGSRIGSGRGRGRGRVARGGGRGLGRGGGRGRGRKDAVEKSAEELDKELETYHAEAMNIS